TAGCAAGGGGACTGGGAACTAGAGCCGCTCAACCTGGGGAgcccacagccctgagcagtccccaaatccctgccagGAAGCCTCAACTCCCTGGCACCCAGCATCCCCCACACCCCTGGAAGattcccccatgtccccatccaCACCTTTGttcaaaatctttattttttatttttggggtgtttggaaggacaaagagaaatgaaagtAATCCAGGCCACAAAGGAGTCAGGAGGATGTGGAGTCCCCAGCCATGTGTCTTCTCAACACAGATCACTGGCACCATGGAtcaccagggctctgcacagTGGCAATCACTGGGGATCATCCAGTGCAGATCCTCCCATGGGGGATGGAAACTGGAGCAGTGCACCAAGCTCTTCTTGCACTTGGGGCActcacagggcttcccttaGTGTTGGCTCCTTTGGTGTCGTGTCAAGCTAGAGTTGagtgagaagctcttcccacactcgggacactcgtagggcctctccccagtgtggatgcgccaATGGCGGATGAGAGTTAAATTGCTcttgaagcccttcccgcagTCGTGGCAGTGGAAGGGCCTCTCATCTGTGTGAATCTGCTTGTGCACAAGGAGATTGGAGCTGGTGGGAAATGTCTTCCTACACTGGtcacactcgtagggccgttcccctGTGTGGATCTTCTGGTGGGCAATCAGGTTGGACCTTGACATGaatctcttcccacattccctgcactcgtagggccgttcccctGTGTGGCTCCTTTCGTGGACAATCAGTTCAGAGCTCCACCTGAAGGTCTTCCCACATTTCCCACACTCATTGGGCCATTTCTTGTGGGCCATAGGGGCCTTGTGTCTCCTCTTGTGGCAGATCAAGTGGCAGCCAatgctgaagctcttcccacaatccccacactcgtagggctgCTCTCCGGTGTGCCTCCTCTCGTGGGCAACCAGGGtagagctctggctgaagctcttcccacactccacACACTCAAAGGgtctctccccagtgtggatgcgctggtGGGTGATGAGGTGGAATTTGGCCCTGAAGCCTTTCCCACActcggggcagcggaagggctTCTCatctgtgtgaatccgctggtgcacGAGGAGATGGGAGgtggtctgaaacctcttcctgcATTGgtcacactcgtagggcctctcccctgTGTGGATCCTGTGGTGGATGGTCAGGGAGGAGCGCGACCTGaatctcttcccacactcctgacactcatagggccgttccccagagtggatcctctggtgtttGATCAGGCCAGAGTTTGACATGAAGCTCGTCCCACACTCCCTacactcgtagggccgttcccctgtgtggatcctctggtgtttGATCACGTCAGAGTTTGACCTGaatctcttcccacactccccacactcgtagggccaTTCCCCcgtgtggatcctctggtgtttAGTCAGGCCAGAGTTTGAcatgaagctcttcccacactccctACACTCGTAAGGCCGTTCCCctgtgtggatcctctggtgaatgatcaggtgggagctctggctgaaacTGTTCCCACACTGCCCACACTCATAGGGTCGTTTCCCTGTGTGAACCATGTAATGTTTGATCAGGTAGGACCTGTggttgaagctcttcccacactccccacactcatagggccgttccccTGTGTGGATCTTCTGGTGGATGGTCAGAGCAGAGTTTgacctgaagctcttcccacattgcccacacttgtagggccgttcccctgtgtggatcctctggtggacGTTCAGGTCATAGTTAGACTTAAATGTCTTCCCACACTgcccacactcatagggccaTTCCCCTGTGTGGATCATCTGGTGGATGGTCAAGTTATAGTTTGAcgtgaagctcttcccacactccccacactcatagggtCTCTCCCCcgtgtggatcctctggtggtTGATCAGGTTGGAGCTccggctgaagctcttcccgcaCTCCCCACAGTCATAGGGCCGTTCCCctgtgtggatcctctggtgtcTGATCAGTTCAGAGTTTgacctgaagctcttcccacattccccgCACGCATAGGGCCGTTCCCCCGTGTGGATTCTCCAGTGCTGGATAAGTTGGGATCTCCAGCTGAAGCTCTTCACACATTtcaagcacttgtggggcttctccccatcccaaagTTGCTCGGGGACCGCCAGCTCCGATCTCCGGCTGCCTTCCTGGCCCAGGGTTGATCTTTCCTCCTCGAATCCCTGTGATCTGCGTTTGCAGCCCCTCCTCGTGGGGGATCTCCGTGGCTTTTCCTCCCCGCTGGATTCCTGTGCCGCGGAGCCGCTCAAAacggcctcttccacgaggatctGCCGCGGGGATTTCTCCTCCCTGGTCTCCgtgctcagctccttgtctgggggaggaaggacaaggagaggatgggatttgcctccgtgcacagggaaggggaaggagatgttGTCTTGCAGCCGGAGGCCAGGCTGGGTcgggagatggagcaggagagaggggcaaaggggcactgacttcctcctcacctgcctggggcTCCCGGCCCATCTTCCTCTTACTCgcggcctcctcctcctcctcctcctccatcgGGCCGAGGTGTGGGAATGGGAAATGCTGTTTTAGGGGGGAAAACAAGGGCTGAGCATGTTGGCTTGGACGGTGCCGCTGCCcaagtgcagctgcagcagtcaGCGCCCCTTTCAGCCTCGGGGGGCCCGGACCCCGCTCATCTCCAGGCTCTGCCCGCCGGTTCCGGGCGATCGCAATGTGcgaccccccaaaatcccaccagaGCCTTTTCCAGCTCAGCTTTGGGCTCCTGCAAGATCCGAACATCCCCTGCCCCGATAAAAACACCCTCCCGGCGACCACCCCCGATGGATTTGGGGCGAGGTCCCCTCCCCGCTCACCTGCGAGTTACGGGTGGGCGATGGCGCCGGAGCCGGGGGAGCTGCGGCCTCAGCGGGCAAGCGAACTGCGtactgctgcttctcctcctcttcctctcgctcttcctcttcctgttcctcctcttcttccctctactctttatcttttcttcttttccttctatcTCCGTCCTCt
The window above is part of the Hirundo rustica isolate bHirRus1 chromosome 32, bHirRus1.pri.v3, whole genome shotgun sequence genome. Proteins encoded here:
- the LOC120764597 gene encoding zinc finger protein 260-like, which codes for MEEEEEEEAASKRKMGREPQADKELSTETREEKSPRQILVEEAVLSGSAAQESSGEEKPRRSPTRRGCKRRSQGFEEERSTLGQEGSRRSELAVPEQLWDGEKPHKCLKCVKSFSWRSQLIQHWRIHTGERPYACGECGKSFRSNSELIRHQRIHTGERPYDCGECGKSFSRSSNLINHQRIHTGERPYECGECGKSFTSNYNLTIHQMIHTGEWPYECGQCGKTFKSNYDLNVHQRIHTGERPYKCGQCGKSFRSNSALTIHQKIHTGERPYECGECGKSFNHRSYLIKHYMVHTGKRPYECGQCGNSFSQSSHLIIHQRIHTGERPYECRECGKSFMSNSGLTKHQRIHTGEWPYECGECGKRFRSNSDVIKHQRIHTGERPYECRECGTSFMSNSGLIKHQRIHSGERPYECQECGKRFRSRSSLTIHHRIHTGERPYECDQCRKRFQTTSHLLVHQRIHTDEKPFRCPECGKGFRAKFHLITHQRIHTGERPFECVECGKSFSQSSTLVAHERRHTGEQPYECGDCGKSFSIGCHLICHKRRHKAPMAHKKWPNECGKCGKTFRWSSELIVHERSHTGERPYECRECGKRFMSRSNLIAHQKIHTGERPYECDQCRKTFPTSSNLLVHKQIHTDERPFHCHDCGKGFKSNLTLIRHWRIHTGERPYECPECGKSFSLNSSLTRHQRSQH